The genomic stretch TACACCTTCCTTAAGAGCCGAATTATCGCATTCGACAGAATATCTGAATACGATCAGAAGTTTGAAACCCGAGTCGAAGATCGGGTTCAGTTTGCAAACGCGATCCGACTTCGAAGGCAGTTGGGTAAAAAGACATGTCGTGACCCATTCCTTAGGAGATGATTATTTGATTTTCATGCCGGATTATTTGAAGGCAATCGAACTAAATGTCTATGAGATTCCTGAATCAACGTTTCGCGCGCGACCCGTTAGAATACCGCTGTTTGGAGTGCCTATTTATTTTGAAGAAACCGATAAGTACAGAAGCAGAATCATGAAACAATCAGGAATGTTCTATCGCTTCTTTGAAGCGCGAAAGCAACAGGACAAGAATCTGAGTATTCAGACAGCCATCATTGCTTTTTATAGAGGAAAATCATCTGACCTGGGGAATTCTTTCAAAAAACGCTTTGATTCCTGACGGCCTCAGAGGCCGTATCGAACGAATCGTAACGGATAATGTTTCCGGTGAACGATTTGTGTATCTGAAAGGAAAATCGCATTAGCGCGAAAGAAACCGGAACTTCTACTTTGCGGCCGAGACCTACTTCGACCAGAGTGCCAATAGCAGCAGGCTAGTTGAGGTAGCTGGCGAGGGTGCGGGCGCGCCGGCTGTGCCGGATTTTGTTGAGGGCCTTGGCCTCGATTTGCCGGATCCGTTCACGGGACAGTCCCATCGAGTCGCCAATCTCCTTCAAAGTGCGCGAGACTCCATCCTCCAGACCAAACCTCAGAGTGAGAATTTTTCGTTCATTTTCATCGAGCCGCTCCATCGCTTCCGCCACATGCTTGCTCAGGAACTGCGATTCCAGCTCTTCTTCCACCGAAACAGAACCATCCATCAGCACGTCTTCCAAAACCAATTCACCCTGTTCATCCAGCGGCTGGTTCAGGGATGTTGCTCCTCCGGCCACTTCAATCATGGAGCTCAGCTCCTTTTCATCCATCCCCATATCGGCGGCGATTTCCTCCATCGTTGGCCGGCGATTCAACTCCGCCGTTTTTTTTGTGATGGTTTTTCCCATCCTAAACATCGTGTTTGATATTTTGGCGGGTAGACGCAACGGGTGTCCCATGCTGGTCAAGGCATGCAAAATTGCCTGCCGGATCCACCAGACAGCGTAAGATGTGAATCGCACATTTCGCTCCGGATCAAAACGGCGCGCCGCTTCGATCAAACCAAGATTGCCTTCATTGATTAAGTCCAGAAAAGACAAACCGAAGCCCCGGTATTTTTTTGAAATCTTGATCACAAAGCGAAGATTCGATTCCACGAGCTTCTGAAGCGCCGCCGTATCTCCTTTCCTGACGCGGGCTCCAAGCTCCTTTTCTTCCTCAGCAGTGAGCAGCGGGATTTTTGAGATTTCCTTCAGATAAAGACGCATCTCCCTGCTGGACTGTTTTGGCCTCTTATCTGAAGGCGGCATTACTTACATCTCCTCCTAATTACTTTCCAATAATTTGCGAAAGCCGTACCAGATTCGCGGAGGGAGACTTCACGAGTCCCGGACCGCCGGTCTGCGGTTGCTCTACATTTTTTTCCAGTTCTGTCTTGAGGTACCGGACCAACTCATTGATTTGCTGCTGCATTTCCTGGATCTTTTCCCGC from bacterium encodes the following:
- a CDS encoding RNA polymerase sigma factor RpoD/SigA, with protein sequence MPPSDKRPKQSSREMRLYLKEISKIPLLTAEEEKELGARVRKGDTAALQKLVESNLRFVIKISKKYRGFGLSFLDLINEGNLGLIEAARRFDPERNVRFTSYAVWWIRQAILHALTSMGHPLRLPAKISNTMFRMGKTITKKTAELNRRPTMEEIAADMGMDEKELSSMIEVAGGATSLNQPLDEQGELVLEDVLMDGSVSVEEELESQFLSKHVAEAMERLDENERKILTLRFGLEDGVSRTLKEIGDSMGLSRERIRQIEAKALNKIRHSRRARTLASYLN